One genomic segment of Microbacterium sp. ProA8 includes these proteins:
- a CDS encoding M20/M25/M40 family metallo-hydrolase: MSDTSATAEGAAALMPEVIERLEALVRIPSVAFPGFDPAPVHEMGRAVVDLFEAAGAAGVSLVDVPDGYPCVFADLPGPEGSPTVLLYAHYDVQPAPESQEWTTPPFEPVTKEDGRIYGRGAADDKSGLVIHYATLKLLGADRPCRVKILVEGEEETISHLEAFVEANPDMFAADAYVIADIGPQSPGRPGLTTALRGDVACTVTVRTLANPVHSGEFGGAAPDALTAMIRILDTLHDENGDTVIPGVDSGAWDGAEMDEDVYRAGSAILPGVEFLGTGSLSDRIWAKPSVTVLGMDLPNTAEASNVLLNQVKAKLSMRIIPGSDGDAQLEALMSHLRAQRPWNCEVVVEKVKVGHPFAVDESHPAIVAAEDALREAYGAEVEAIGSGASIPLVASFKKIAPDAAIVLWGAEDTAQARIHASDESVDPKEIERMIVAQTLFIREFAD; this comes from the coding sequence ATGTCCGACACGTCGGCGACGGCGGAGGGCGCCGCGGCGCTCATGCCCGAGGTGATCGAGCGGCTCGAGGCCCTCGTACGCATTCCCTCGGTCGCGTTTCCGGGCTTCGACCCGGCGCCTGTGCATGAGATGGGCCGAGCGGTGGTCGACCTGTTCGAGGCGGCGGGTGCGGCGGGCGTGTCCCTCGTGGACGTGCCCGATGGGTATCCGTGCGTGTTCGCCGACCTGCCAGGACCGGAGGGCTCGCCGACGGTGCTGCTGTACGCGCACTACGACGTGCAGCCGGCACCCGAAAGCCAGGAATGGACGACGCCGCCGTTCGAGCCCGTCACCAAGGAAGACGGGCGCATCTACGGGCGGGGCGCCGCCGACGACAAGTCCGGGCTGGTCATCCACTACGCCACGCTGAAGCTCCTCGGCGCCGATCGGCCGTGCCGCGTCAAGATCCTCGTCGAGGGGGAGGAGGAGACCATCTCCCACCTCGAGGCGTTCGTCGAGGCGAACCCCGACATGTTCGCTGCTGACGCGTACGTGATCGCCGACATCGGCCCGCAGTCACCTGGTCGACCGGGGCTCACGACCGCGCTGCGCGGCGACGTGGCGTGCACCGTCACCGTGCGGACGCTGGCGAACCCGGTGCATTCTGGCGAGTTCGGGGGAGCGGCACCGGATGCCCTCACGGCGATGATCCGCATCCTCGACACGCTGCACGACGAGAACGGCGACACCGTCATTCCTGGCGTCGACAGTGGCGCGTGGGACGGTGCGGAGATGGACGAGGACGTCTATCGGGCCGGCTCCGCGATCCTTCCCGGCGTGGAGTTCCTCGGCACCGGATCGCTCTCGGACCGCATTTGGGCGAAGCCTTCGGTCACCGTCCTCGGCATGGACCTGCCGAACACCGCTGAGGCCTCCAACGTGCTGCTGAACCAGGTGAAGGCCAAGCTCTCGATGCGCATCATCCCCGGCTCGGACGGCGATGCGCAGCTCGAGGCGCTCATGTCGCACTTGCGCGCCCAGCGCCCGTGGAACTGCGAGGTGGTCGTCGAAAAAGTGAAGGTGGGGCATCCGTTCGCGGTCGACGAGTCCCACCCGGCCATCGTCGCTGCGGAAGATGCGCTGCGCGAGGCCTACGGCGCCGAGGTGGAGGCGATCGGCAGCGGAGCATCCATTCCGCTCGTGGCCTCGTTCAAGAAGATCGCGCCGGACGCCGCGATCGTGCTGTGGGGCGCGGAGGACACCGCACAGGCGCGCATCCACGCGTCCGACGAATCCGTGGACCCCAAGGAGATCGAACGGATGATCGTCGCGCAGACGCTGTTCATCCGCGAGTTCGCCGACTGA
- a CDS encoding SDR family NAD(P)-dependent oxidoreductase, whose protein sequence is MEYFDLTGRRALVTGGNRGLGLAIAHALAAAGAHVVLGVRDPESAEPPLRAIRAEGGSASLIALDVTQLESARASLDAASDDGAFDILVNNAGGGINAPAIDVTEADFDAVWSLNVRSALFLSQHVARSMPSGGAIVNVASQAGIVALPGESSYCIAKAAMLHMTRCHAVEWGERGIRVNAVAPTFIETDGTAEALSDPTFRADVIDRIAALHRIGKPSEVAGAVVFLCSPAASLITGQTLVVDGGWTIR, encoded by the coding sequence ATGGAGTACTTCGATCTGACGGGCCGGCGAGCTCTGGTCACTGGAGGCAATCGCGGTCTGGGTCTTGCGATCGCGCACGCGCTCGCAGCGGCAGGCGCCCACGTGGTCCTGGGCGTCCGCGATCCGGAAAGCGCGGAACCGCCACTCCGGGCGATTCGGGCTGAGGGCGGTTCCGCGTCCTTGATCGCCCTCGATGTCACGCAGCTTGAGAGCGCCCGAGCGTCGCTCGATGCGGCATCCGATGATGGCGCATTCGACATCCTGGTGAACAACGCCGGCGGCGGGATAAACGCGCCGGCGATCGACGTTACGGAGGCGGACTTCGATGCGGTGTGGTCGCTGAACGTCCGTTCGGCACTGTTCCTCTCGCAGCACGTCGCGCGCTCGATGCCATCCGGCGGCGCAATCGTCAATGTCGCGTCGCAAGCAGGCATCGTGGCGCTGCCCGGCGAGTCGTCGTACTGCATCGCAAAGGCAGCGATGCTGCATATGACTCGCTGTCATGCGGTCGAGTGGGGCGAGCGGGGCATCCGCGTCAACGCGGTCGCTCCCACGTTCATCGAAACCGACGGTACGGCCGAGGCGCTGTCTGACCCCACGTTCCGCGCCGACGTCATCGACCGGATAGCGGCGCTGCACCGGATCGGCAAGCCCAGCGAGGTAGCCGGAGCTGTGGTGTTTCTCTGCTCTCCCGCGGCGTCCCTCATCACCGGGCAGACGCTGGTCGTCGACGGCGGGTGGACCATCCGCTGA
- a CDS encoding Type 1 glutamine amidotransferase-like domain-containing protein: MSVHLIGGGATTGADAPLYAPFVDEAARRAGDAGRSLPRIAVISLHPEAEEKAAALGELLAEAATGRGIEVHLTAGRPGEPIGLGAIADVDGIAVGGGVVEDVRAGLEPVFGELRRLVAGGVPYLGVSAGAMIAAEGSLGGGSRIGGVVVSPEEPGEAGDELEIEAGIGLVDVAIEVHVAQRGMLSRLVAAVESGLVKGGLGVDERTALIVDDGGLRVEGNGSVWRVLPAEGGVLVSTIGT, encoded by the coding sequence GTGAGCGTGCACCTCATCGGCGGCGGCGCGACCACGGGTGCGGATGCCCCGCTCTACGCGCCGTTCGTCGACGAAGCGGCACGGCGAGCGGGCGATGCGGGCCGCTCCCTGCCGCGCATCGCCGTGATCTCACTGCATCCCGAAGCCGAGGAGAAGGCGGCGGCGCTTGGCGAGCTTCTGGCCGAGGCCGCAACGGGACGCGGGATCGAGGTGCACCTGACCGCGGGGCGGCCCGGCGAGCCGATCGGGCTCGGCGCGATCGCCGATGTCGACGGCATCGCGGTGGGGGGCGGCGTCGTCGAAGACGTGCGCGCCGGGCTCGAGCCGGTATTCGGCGAGTTGCGCCGGCTGGTTGCCGGCGGTGTGCCGTACCTCGGCGTCTCGGCCGGAGCGATGATCGCGGCAGAGGGCTCGCTCGGAGGCGGCTCGCGCATCGGCGGCGTGGTCGTCTCACCTGAGGAACCCGGCGAAGCGGGCGACGAACTGGAGATCGAGGCGGGTATCGGCCTTGTCGACGTGGCCATCGAGGTGCACGTCGCCCAGCGCGGCATGCTGTCCCGACTGGTGGCCGCCGTCGAGTCCGGGCTGGTCAAGGGCGGGCTCGGCGTCGATGAGCGCACGGCCCTCATCGTGGACGATGGCGGGCTCCGGGTCGAGGGCAATGGCAGCGTCTGGCGGGTGCTGCCGGCCGAGGGCGGCGTGCTGGTCTCCACGATCGGCACGTGA
- a CDS encoding DUF808 domain-containing protein, producing MSVGLLAVVDDILTAAVKASAKTAGVVIDDAAVTPQYVQGVLPARELPIVGKIALGSLVNKFVIIIPIALLLTAFAPWVLPWLLIVGGSYLCFEGAEKVMEWFGAEHGPGQDEPRNERKLVFGAIRTDLILSTEIMLISLASLDAGFGLWMTFGALAVIALAMTLLVYGAVALLVKIDDIGLGMSRSSAARVRSTGERIVRSMPTVFRIISVIGTVAMLWVGGHLVIANLAETFWAAPYNALHAATHAVESLGPVVEWIVDTALSGLFGLVLGLIIAGIVFVVMRVVKRKAPVGASH from the coding sequence ATGTCGGTGGGTTTGCTCGCAGTAGTGGACGACATCCTGACCGCCGCTGTCAAAGCGAGCGCGAAGACGGCTGGCGTGGTGATCGATGACGCGGCAGTCACCCCGCAGTACGTACAGGGCGTTCTTCCCGCGCGCGAGTTGCCGATCGTCGGCAAGATCGCGCTGGGCAGTCTCGTCAACAAGTTCGTCATCATCATCCCCATCGCTCTGCTGCTGACCGCTTTCGCGCCTTGGGTACTCCCCTGGTTGCTGATCGTAGGCGGCTCCTACCTCTGCTTCGAAGGCGCTGAGAAGGTCATGGAGTGGTTCGGCGCCGAGCATGGTCCTGGTCAGGATGAACCCCGGAACGAGCGCAAGCTCGTATTCGGGGCGATTCGCACAGACCTGATCCTGAGCACCGAGATCATGCTGATCTCCTTGGCCAGCCTCGACGCGGGCTTCGGTCTGTGGATGACGTTCGGCGCCCTGGCCGTGATCGCTCTCGCTATGACGCTGCTCGTCTACGGTGCCGTCGCGCTCTTGGTCAAGATCGACGACATCGGCCTGGGCATGTCGAGGAGCTCCGCGGCGCGTGTGCGCAGCACCGGGGAGCGGATCGTGCGATCGATGCCTACGGTGTTCCGCATCATCAGTGTCATCGGCACAGTGGCGATGCTCTGGGTCGGTGGCCATCTGGTGATCGCAAATCTGGCGGAGACCTTCTGGGCGGCCCCGTACAACGCATTGCACGCCGCGACGCACGCGGTCGAGTCGCTCGGCCCGGTCGTCGAGTGGATCGTCGACACGGCGCTGTCGGGGTTGTTCGGCCTGGTGCTCGGGCTGATCATCGCAGGGATCGTATTCGTAGTGATGAGGGTTGTGAAGCGCAAGGCGCCGGTCGGCGCCTCGCATTGA
- a CDS encoding ATP-dependent helicase, protein MAVRDALAGLDPAQVEAVEHGDGPLVVAAGAGTGKTRVLTARVARLLEAGVPPERILLLTFTRRAASAMLSRAAVMCGDAQAAQRIAGGTFHAVAHRIVAEHAQHLALEDVTVIDPDDVIDLIDLLRAEHGLDGTEVRLPTTRTIADIASRAINTATPARAVIEEQFPWALEQADAIAGLLRHYRDRKRERGLLDLDDLLIAWRALVTDPDVGARLRARWDWVLVDEYQDVNQLQVDIVRGLSPDGRGLTVVGDDAQAIYAFRGANAGHLLELIEAYPDATLVRLERNFRSTQKILDLANQVRPGELRLRLVADRSQPGARPTLVTCRNADDEARTIADRILAAHVDGTPLRSQAVLMRAGSHSAQLEVELKVRGIPFHKFGGIGYLETSHVRDLLASFRVVLNPADEVSWYRLLTRHRAIGKASARSLAWILADGGVDRAADAVAAAPAKARTGLASTLSLLGSVDSTTAVPELVEACRGAVDPLLRAHYPDWQRRVTEVDGIAEAAARQRDLRTFVSEQAIDPVNVAGDWAKQPQLDEDWLTLSTIHSAKGLEWDTVHLLRANDGAMPSDMALTSSAGLAEEGRLFYVALTRARDALDVYVPSQLPTHPTAFLAKHVAAKPSRFLTEPARALMESVSTAAVDPAPAIKRAVAAPRVRTDEFDELFA, encoded by the coding sequence GTGGCAGTACGTGATGCGCTCGCCGGGCTGGATCCGGCGCAGGTTGAGGCCGTCGAGCACGGCGATGGGCCGCTTGTGGTCGCGGCGGGCGCCGGCACCGGGAAGACGCGGGTGCTCACCGCACGTGTTGCGCGGCTGCTCGAGGCGGGTGTCCCGCCTGAACGGATCCTGCTGCTGACGTTCACCCGGCGCGCGGCATCCGCCATGCTCTCTCGCGCTGCGGTGATGTGCGGCGACGCGCAGGCTGCGCAGCGCATCGCCGGAGGCACGTTCCATGCCGTCGCGCATCGCATCGTCGCCGAGCACGCACAGCATCTGGCGCTGGAGGACGTGACGGTCATCGATCCCGACGACGTCATCGACCTGATCGACCTGCTGCGCGCGGAGCACGGGCTCGACGGCACCGAGGTCCGGCTGCCCACGACCCGCACGATCGCGGACATCGCCTCCCGCGCGATCAACACCGCGACCCCGGCCCGCGCCGTCATCGAAGAGCAGTTTCCCTGGGCGCTCGAGCAGGCCGACGCGATCGCCGGCCTGCTGCGCCATTACCGGGACCGCAAGCGTGAGCGCGGCTTGCTCGACCTGGATGATCTGCTCATCGCGTGGCGGGCGCTGGTGACTGATCCCGATGTCGGAGCGCGGCTGCGGGCGCGCTGGGACTGGGTGCTGGTCGACGAGTACCAGGACGTCAACCAACTCCAGGTCGACATCGTGCGCGGGCTCAGCCCCGACGGCCGCGGGCTCACCGTCGTCGGCGACGACGCACAGGCGATCTACGCGTTCCGGGGGGCGAACGCCGGGCACCTGCTCGAGCTCATCGAGGCGTACCCTGACGCCACCCTCGTGCGCCTCGAACGCAACTTCCGTTCCACACAGAAAATCCTTGACCTCGCGAACCAGGTGCGCCCCGGCGAACTGAGGCTCCGGCTCGTCGCCGACCGTTCGCAGCCGGGCGCCCGGCCGACCCTCGTCACCTGCCGCAACGCCGACGACGAAGCTCGCACGATCGCGGACCGCATCCTCGCCGCGCACGTCGATGGCACGCCACTGCGTTCGCAGGCCGTGCTGATGCGCGCCGGATCCCACAGCGCGCAGCTCGAGGTCGAGCTCAAGGTGCGGGGGATCCCGTTCCACAAGTTCGGCGGGATCGGCTACCTCGAGACGTCGCATGTGCGCGACCTGCTGGCGAGCTTCCGAGTGGTGCTCAATCCGGCAGACGAGGTGTCCTGGTACCGGCTGCTCACGCGGCACCGTGCGATCGGCAAGGCGAGTGCGCGCAGCCTCGCCTGGATCCTCGCGGACGGGGGCGTCGATCGCGCGGCCGACGCGGTCGCGGCGGCACCGGCGAAGGCGCGCACCGGGCTCGCGTCCACCTTGTCCCTGCTCGGCTCTGTCGACTCCACGACCGCCGTACCGGAGCTGGTCGAGGCATGCAGAGGCGCGGTGGATCCACTGCTGCGCGCGCACTACCCGGATTGGCAGCGTCGGGTGACCGAAGTCGATGGCATCGCAGAGGCCGCCGCTCGACAACGCGATCTGCGCACGTTCGTGAGCGAGCAGGCGATCGACCCGGTGAACGTCGCCGGCGATTGGGCGAAGCAGCCACAACTCGACGAGGACTGGCTGACCCTCTCCACGATCCACTCCGCGAAGGGCCTGGAATGGGACACGGTGCACCTGCTGCGCGCGAACGACGGCGCGATGCCCTCGGACATGGCACTCACCTCATCCGCCGGCCTCGCCGAGGAGGGGCGCCTCTTCTACGTCGCGCTCACCCGCGCACGCGACGCGCTCGACGTGTACGTGCCCTCGCAACTGCCCACGCATCCCACCGCGTTCCTGGCCAAGCACGTCGCCGCCAAGCCCAGCAGGTTCCTGACCGAGCCCGCCCGCGCTCTGATGGAGTCGGTCAGCACCGCCGCCGTCGACCCCGCGCCTGCGATCAAGCGGGCCGTCGCGGCGCCGCGCGTGCGCACGGACGAGTTCGACGAACTCTTCGCCTGA
- a CDS encoding ABC transporter ATP-binding protein, which produces MIEMDDVCVTTGDVTLLASVSVRARRGDALIVRGRNGAGKSTFLRVLAGVRKPTAGLVRIGGADVAERDLEFRRRVAAMIGLPPMAPDLTLYDHVLLVATTWARTPGTAVATTHDVLAELGLSGLSERFPHELSSGQMQLLGLAMTLARPFDVLILDEPEQRLDPEHVETMARVLRARRERGATLVLATHSSALADRVGGQTVWLDAAA; this is translated from the coding sequence ATGATCGAGATGGACGACGTCTGCGTGACGACGGGTGACGTGACGCTTCTCGCTTCCGTCTCCGTGAGGGCGCGGCGGGGTGACGCTCTGATCGTGCGAGGTCGGAACGGGGCAGGGAAATCGACCTTCTTGCGAGTGCTTGCCGGTGTCCGGAAGCCGACGGCGGGGCTCGTACGCATCGGGGGTGCGGACGTGGCTGAGCGGGATCTTGAGTTCCGGCGCCGGGTCGCGGCGATGATCGGGCTGCCACCGATGGCGCCTGACCTCACCCTCTACGACCATGTCCTGCTGGTCGCCACTACTTGGGCGCGCACACCGGGGACGGCGGTGGCTACCACCCATGACGTACTGGCGGAGCTTGGGCTCAGCGGGCTGAGTGAGCGTTTCCCGCATGAGCTCTCGTCTGGTCAGATGCAGTTGCTTGGTCTCGCGATGACTCTTGCCCGCCCTTTTGACGTGTTGATCCTCGATGAACCGGAGCAACGGCTGGATCCTGAGCACGTTGAGACGATGGCCCGCGTCTTGCGCGCTCGTCGCGAGCGGGGCGCAACCCTGGTGCTTGCCACGCACAGCTCAGCACTTGCGGACCGGGTGGGCGGGCAGACCGTCTGGCTGGATGCCGCGGCATGA
- a CDS encoding Type 1 glutamine amidotransferase-like domain-containing protein produces MKLLLTSAGVTNPTIRHALEDLLGKPISESTALCIPTAQYGHPWLGPGVGAWEFISGTSEHPMVDLGWRSVGVLELTALPSIDEERWKPLVLEADALLAAGGDALYLSHWMQESGLADMFPSLAETVWVGMSAGSMVMTPQIGREFVGWKPPTGDDSALGIVDFSICPHLAADGEPGNSLAAAKNWAAGIRPSSYAIDDQTALMVTDNGTDVVTEGQWKHFAK; encoded by the coding sequence ATGAAGCTTCTTCTCACCTCGGCGGGAGTCACCAATCCGACCATCCGGCATGCACTCGAAGACCTGCTCGGCAAGCCGATCAGCGAGTCCACCGCACTGTGCATACCCACCGCCCAGTACGGCCATCCCTGGCTGGGACCCGGCGTCGGAGCTTGGGAGTTCATCAGCGGAACATCCGAGCATCCCATGGTCGATCTGGGTTGGAGATCCGTCGGCGTGCTGGAGCTCACGGCACTGCCGAGTATCGATGAAGAGCGGTGGAAGCCGCTCGTACTCGAGGCTGACGCATTACTGGCCGCCGGCGGCGACGCGCTTTACCTCAGCCACTGGATGCAAGAGTCCGGACTGGCGGACATGTTTCCTTCGCTGGCGGAGACGGTGTGGGTGGGAATGAGCGCGGGAAGCATGGTGATGACGCCGCAGATCGGCCGGGAATTCGTGGGCTGGAAGCCGCCGACTGGCGATGACAGTGCGCTCGGGATCGTCGACTTCTCGATCTGTCCGCATCTTGCGGCCGACGGTGAACCCGGCAACTCCCTCGCCGCTGCGAAGAACTGGGCTGCCGGCATCCGCCCCTCGTCCTACGCCATCGACGACCAGACGGCGTTGATGGTGACCGACAACGGCACGGATGTCGTCACAGAAGGTCAGTGGAAGCACTTCGCCAAGTAG
- a CDS encoding pyridoxamine 5'-phosphate oxidase family protein yields the protein MANESPTDVARRIIDENSYATLATADVEGRPWATPVWFAERGLRQYVWVSRTTRRHSQNVAQRAQIALVVFDSTVPVGSGSAVYVEAAAAQVPDHELAAALPVFNTKCEASGLSTWDRSKVSGDAPHRLYLATAAQVWVLDDHENRVPVL from the coding sequence ATGGCAAACGAGTCCCCCACGGATGTCGCGCGTCGCATCATCGACGAGAACTCCTACGCAACTCTCGCGACCGCTGACGTGGAGGGGCGCCCGTGGGCGACACCGGTCTGGTTCGCGGAGCGCGGTCTGCGCCAGTACGTCTGGGTGTCCCGAACCACACGACGGCACTCGCAGAACGTTGCACAGCGAGCGCAGATCGCGCTCGTCGTGTTCGACTCGACTGTCCCGGTGGGCTCCGGGAGCGCGGTCTACGTCGAGGCGGCCGCAGCACAGGTGCCGGACCACGAACTCGCGGCTGCGCTTCCGGTCTTCAACACGAAGTGCGAGGCATCCGGACTCTCGACGTGGGACAGGTCGAAGGTCTCGGGAGACGCCCCCCACCGCCTGTATCTGGCGACAGCAGCGCAGGTGTGGGTCCTCGATGACCACGAGAACCGGGTCCCCGTGCTTTAG
- a CDS encoding NUDIX domain-containing protein — MTRYSLIPAAYVYLVRDGRVLLQLRHNTGYMDGFWTAGAAGHLEPGETAVQAATRELSEELGVRVPASELVPSAVMQRTDGTSDPREQRVDWFFTCSSWSGEPSIMEPEKCAELGWFDLMDLPPQIPAYERTALVWLRDNDSVGLLAVGF, encoded by the coding sequence GTGACTCGTTACAGCTTGATTCCGGCGGCGTATGTCTACCTGGTGCGCGACGGCAGGGTGCTGTTGCAGCTGCGGCACAACACCGGGTACATGGACGGCTTCTGGACCGCCGGCGCGGCGGGCCATCTGGAACCGGGGGAGACCGCCGTGCAGGCGGCCACTCGGGAGCTCTCTGAGGAGCTCGGCGTCCGCGTGCCGGCCAGTGAGCTTGTTCCTTCAGCCGTCATGCAGCGCACGGACGGAACGTCCGATCCGAGGGAGCAACGCGTCGACTGGTTCTTCACCTGCTCCTCGTGGAGCGGGGAGCCCTCCATCATGGAGCCGGAGAAGTGCGCCGAGCTGGGGTGGTTCGATCTGATGGACCTGCCCCCGCAGATTCCCGCCTATGAACGCACCGCCTTGGTGTGGCTTCGCGACAACGACTCGGTCGGACTACTCGCCGTCGGCTTCTGA
- a CDS encoding metalloregulator ArsR/SmtB family transcription factor, translated as MATATIAHTAALARLGYALSDATRTGVLLALRSGPAYPSDLAYAIGVSRQVMSNQLACLRGCGLVEAVQEGRRSSYRLADEHLAPALGELLQVVLSVDPECCAGESCTCA; from the coding sequence ATGGCAACCGCGACAATCGCCCACACCGCCGCGCTCGCCAGGCTCGGCTACGCCCTGTCGGATGCCACACGCACCGGCGTACTGCTCGCGCTGCGCAGCGGACCCGCCTACCCGTCCGACCTCGCCTACGCCATCGGCGTCTCCCGACAGGTGATGTCGAATCAGCTGGCCTGCTTGCGCGGATGCGGACTGGTCGAGGCCGTCCAGGAAGGGCGTCGCTCGTCCTATCGGCTCGCGGACGAGCACCTCGCGCCCGCTCTCGGGGAACTCCTGCAGGTGGTGCTGTCGGTCGACCCCGAGTGCTGCGCCGGTGAAAGCTGCACCTGCGCATGA
- a CDS encoding cation transporter, with the protein MTTSLMPERRETLQRRIRWIVAVTIGYNVIEAVVAITAGTVASSGALIAFGLDSTIEVVSAAAVAWQFTRRDPERWERPTLRVIAIAFFALAAYVITTSLLTLIGRVEAEHSALGILITALSVIVMPLLSVAERRAGRELGSATAVADSRQTLICTYLSAAVLIGLLLNTGLGWWWADAIAGLVIAGFAVREGREAWRGDACATSVGMLLEDEPDDHAAH; encoded by the coding sequence ATGACGACGTCACTGATGCCCGAGCGTCGCGAGACGCTGCAGCGCCGGATCCGGTGGATCGTCGCCGTCACGATCGGCTACAACGTCATCGAGGCGGTGGTCGCCATCACGGCCGGTACCGTCGCATCCTCCGGCGCGCTCATCGCGTTCGGGCTCGACTCCACCATCGAGGTCGTCTCCGCGGCCGCCGTCGCATGGCAGTTCACCCGCCGTGATCCGGAGCGCTGGGAAAGACCCACCCTCCGCGTCATCGCCATCGCCTTTTTCGCCCTCGCTGCCTACGTCATCACCACGTCCCTGCTCACCCTCATCGGCCGGGTAGAGGCCGAGCACAGTGCTCTCGGCATCCTCATCACCGCGCTCAGCGTCATCGTGATGCCGCTCCTGTCCGTCGCCGAGCGGCGCGCGGGCCGCGAGCTCGGCTCCGCCACAGCGGTCGCCGATTCCCGACAGACCTTGATCTGCACCTACCTGTCGGCCGCCGTCCTGATCGGGCTTCTCCTGAACACGGGGCTCGGTTGGTGGTGGGCCGACGCGATCGCCGGCCTCGTCATCGCCGGATTCGCCGTCCGCGAAGGCAGAGAAGCATGGCGCGGCGATGCCTGCGCCACCTCGGTAGGCATGCTCCTCGAAGACGAGCCCGACGACCACGCTGCGCATTGA
- a CDS encoding GNAT family protein, with translation MPHSDALARLWPASAVRVRAGDLELRWIDDDLLVELAELAGRGIHDPDRMPFEHPWSRGSADEVARSVLTYQWGVRNRLSPTTFALELAVVHDGVPVGIQGITANDWSVLRRITTGSWLGREHQGRGVGTRMRMLALHLAFEGLGAREATSGAFADNVSSNAVSRRVGYDSDGAFHVAREGEAALHHRYVMSRERWESLRADHATRLGSVIELEGVDGLRTQLETPPSEPQSAHA, from the coding sequence ATGCCGCACTCCGACGCGCTCGCCCGGCTCTGGCCCGCTTCTGCCGTACGTGTGCGTGCCGGCGACCTTGAGTTGCGCTGGATCGACGACGACCTCCTGGTCGAGCTGGCCGAGCTGGCCGGACGCGGCATCCATGATCCCGACCGGATGCCGTTCGAGCACCCTTGGTCCCGCGGCTCGGCCGACGAGGTCGCGCGCAGCGTGCTGACGTACCAGTGGGGAGTCCGCAACCGGCTCTCGCCCACGACGTTCGCCCTGGAGCTTGCCGTCGTGCACGATGGCGTGCCGGTGGGGATCCAGGGCATCACCGCGAACGACTGGTCCGTGCTGCGGCGCATCACGACCGGGTCTTGGCTCGGACGGGAGCACCAAGGCCGCGGCGTCGGCACGCGGATGCGGATGCTTGCTCTGCACCTCGCGTTCGAGGGCCTGGGCGCGCGGGAGGCGACGTCCGGGGCATTCGCCGACAACGTGTCGTCCAACGCCGTCTCGCGGCGCGTCGGCTACGACTCCGACGGTGCGTTCCACGTCGCCCGCGAGGGCGAGGCGGCGCTTCATCATCGATACGTCATGTCGCGTGAGCGCTGGGAGTCGCTCCGCGCCGACCATGCCACCCGGCTCGGCTCGGTGATCGAGCTGGAAGGGGTCGACGGCCTCCGCACGCAGCTCGAGACTCCTCCGTCGGAGCCCCAGTCCGCACACGCCTGA
- a CDS encoding DUF6458 family protein has translation MSIGAGIALFAIGAILAFAVNVEVEWVNLDMIGYILMGAGAVIFIVGIVLLARRRRSESVTRSAVDPNVNEQVTRRSTSTTDDAAGL, from the coding sequence ATGAGCATCGGAGCAGGCATTGCCCTCTTCGCCATCGGCGCCATCCTCGCCTTCGCGGTGAACGTCGAGGTGGAATGGGTCAATCTCGACATGATCGGCTACATCCTCATGGGTGCCGGAGCCGTCATCTTCATCGTCGGCATCGTCCTGCTGGCGCGCCGGCGCCGGTCGGAATCCGTCACGCGTTCCGCCGTCGACCCGAACGTCAACGAGCAGGTGACCCGCCGCAGCACGAGCACGACGGACGACGCCGCCGGACTCTGA